In one Tachysurus fulvidraco isolate hzauxx_2018 chromosome 16, HZAU_PFXX_2.0, whole genome shotgun sequence genomic region, the following are encoded:
- the rps29 gene encoding 40S ribosomal protein S29 yields the protein MGHQQLYWSHPRKFGQGSRSCRVCSNRHGLIRKYGLNMCRQCFRQYAKDIGFVKLD from the exons ATGGGTCATCAGCAGCTCTATTGGAGTCACCCGAGGAAATTCGGCCAGGGATCTCGATCCTG CCGTGTGTGCTCAAACAGACATGGTCTGATCCGTAAATACGGGCTCAACATGTGCCGTCAGTGTTTCAGACAATACGCGAAAGACATTGGCTTCGTCAAG TTGGATTAA